From Actinomyces sp. oral taxon 171 str. F0337, one genomic window encodes:
- a CDS encoding sensor histidine kinase, translated as MFKLGADLITDDMQALMELIKNSYDADATRVRVSIDTHARFDRKTGERLGAETSSSNDAVNPDDLVGEIVIVDDGTGMDLSTIRRGWLTVSLSHKLEMKEAGRVTAKKRTPLGDKGLGRLGAQRLGDQLYLSTTYRSENQESVAPLNVVMNWSDFAGAESLSSVPIDVRQLAIGSMKPGTRLEIRGLRDPGLWRQHETNDLQRELASMISPYEGVSGFDITLTIDAVAINLREKAQEVLKAAPVAYAFEFDGEKLVIAGNYSTLFLRQQGAEEIAAYDELIGRDNGYAFSEWLLAKSDSTRARPLGIAAGDDHYFLRSESVIDLSSLKNVELADEKVVSPGPFHGEVSAISLARDTSSIFDRASDYKEFVRALVGIKVYRDGFGVRVDEDWLGLGEQWTSGGSYYSLRPGNVSGYVSISAEQNAALEETTNREAFRDTPAYRNFLLIMKAWAAYAARVQEHLRRGYNEYKREKLAQSIDVSPRITPRDLIKEVNRRISEGSELAAHAAETKQVLNQIEAVTYTLKKQKESADQTVFHDPALSAVLDETVAKLKTSVVEARVLIAHLDHLTEAHDRMSLGVDLLEEQLRLAQDQISDAWESVALGLGAESLAHEVQHISDGLRGRSAQIIQYLKASKSTDQRVWTFVEHVRSSASGLSKQVARILPGLRYMRESRDDLRMSTIAQNLEQYFSSKWGANGLRLEIDVVNDFSIRVNEGKLTQVFDNLILNSEYWLLQQIFAKKANEGIVRITIDAPFITVEDDGIGVDESIEELAFEPFITMKPSQSGRGLGLFVVRQLLDSMGASIRLSPDRNSRGRRYKFRIHFSNAKIVKGI; from the coding sequence GTGTTCAAGCTTGGAGCCGACCTCATTACGGATGATATGCAAGCTCTCATGGAGCTCATCAAGAACTCCTATGACGCCGACGCGACTCGCGTGCGTGTTTCCATCGACACCCACGCACGGTTCGACCGAAAGACCGGAGAGCGTCTTGGCGCGGAGACCAGTTCGTCGAACGATGCAGTCAACCCGGACGACCTTGTCGGCGAGATTGTCATTGTCGATGACGGCACTGGTATGGACCTTTCAACAATTAGACGCGGCTGGCTTACGGTGTCACTCAGCCACAAACTGGAAATGAAGGAGGCAGGACGTGTGACCGCGAAGAAGCGCACGCCCCTCGGCGACAAGGGCCTGGGACGCCTTGGTGCGCAACGCCTCGGCGACCAGCTATACCTGTCGACCACATACCGGAGTGAGAATCAGGAATCGGTTGCCCCGCTCAACGTGGTGATGAACTGGAGCGACTTTGCCGGCGCAGAATCGCTCAGCAGCGTTCCCATCGACGTGCGTCAACTTGCCATTGGCAGCATGAAACCGGGAACTCGGCTGGAGATACGCGGCTTACGTGATCCGGGGTTGTGGCGTCAGCACGAGACAAACGACCTCCAGCGAGAACTCGCATCCATGATTTCCCCGTATGAAGGGGTGTCTGGATTCGATATCACGCTAACCATTGACGCAGTAGCAATCAATCTCCGAGAAAAAGCCCAAGAGGTGCTGAAAGCCGCACCCGTGGCGTATGCCTTCGAGTTTGACGGCGAAAAACTCGTAATCGCGGGAAACTATTCCACATTGTTTCTGCGACAGCAGGGCGCCGAGGAGATTGCCGCCTACGATGAACTCATTGGCCGCGACAACGGATATGCGTTTTCGGAGTGGCTTCTCGCAAAGTCTGACTCGACTCGAGCTCGCCCGCTCGGCATCGCCGCTGGTGATGACCACTACTTTCTACGGAGTGAATCCGTCATTGACCTGTCGTCGCTAAAAAACGTGGAGCTTGCGGACGAAAAAGTTGTGTCGCCTGGGCCGTTTCATGGTGAAGTAAGTGCCATCTCGCTGGCGCGAGACACAAGCAGTATCTTCGATCGAGCGTCAGACTATAAGGAGTTCGTCCGCGCCCTAGTCGGCATCAAAGTGTATCGGGACGGATTCGGTGTTCGCGTAGATGAAGACTGGCTCGGTCTGGGCGAGCAGTGGACCTCAGGTGGTTCTTACTACAGTTTGCGCCCGGGCAACGTCTCAGGATACGTCAGTATCTCGGCCGAACAGAATGCCGCGTTGGAAGAAACTACCAATCGTGAAGCGTTCCGAGATACTCCTGCGTACCGCAACTTCCTCCTGATTATGAAAGCTTGGGCCGCGTATGCCGCCCGAGTTCAAGAGCACTTACGGCGAGGATATAACGAGTACAAGCGCGAAAAACTTGCGCAGTCGATCGATGTCTCACCCCGTATCACGCCCCGCGATTTGATCAAAGAAGTGAATCGTAGAATTTCAGAAGGTTCGGAACTGGCTGCTCACGCGGCGGAAACCAAGCAAGTACTCAATCAAATCGAGGCGGTCACCTACACTCTGAAAAAGCAGAAGGAATCTGCTGACCAGACCGTGTTCCATGATCCTGCTCTCTCGGCAGTGCTAGATGAAACGGTAGCGAAACTCAAGACATCGGTCGTCGAGGCTAGAGTGCTCATAGCCCATCTCGATCACCTCACCGAGGCGCACGATCGGATGAGCCTCGGTGTTGACCTGCTCGAAGAGCAACTGCGGCTTGCTCAGGACCAAATTAGCGATGCGTGGGAGTCAGTGGCCCTGGGTCTGGGAGCAGAATCTCTAGCTCATGAGGTTCAGCACATCAGTGATGGACTTCGCGGTCGGAGTGCGCAAATCATTCAGTATTTGAAGGCTTCCAAGAGCACCGATCAGCGGGTGTGGACATTTGTTGAGCATGTACGATCATCAGCCAGTGGTCTGAGTAAGCAGGTCGCGAGAATATTGCCAGGGCTCCGCTACATGCGAGAGAGTCGCGACGACCTGCGCATGTCAACGATTGCCCAGAATCTTGAGCAGTACTTCAGCTCGAAGTGGGGCGCGAACGGGCTTCGGCTCGAGATCGACGTGGTAAATGACTTTAGTATTCGAGTCAATGAGGGAAAGCTGACACAAGTCTTTGATAATCTCATCCTCAATAGCGAATACTGGCTTCTTCAGCAGATTTTTGCCAAGAAGGCCAATGAAGGGATCGTCCGGATAACTATCGATGCCCCGTTCATTACGGTTGAGGATGATGGAATTGGTGTGGATGAGTCAATCGAAGAGCTGGCGTTTGAGCCTTTCATTACGATGAAGCCATCCCAGTCCGGCCGCGGTCTTGGTCTTTTTGTGGTTCGGCAGCTCCTGGACTCGATGGGCGCGTCGATACGGCTTTCTCCGGACCGTAATAGTCGGGGGCGCCGCTACAAGTTTCGCATTCACTTTAGTAATGCGAAAATCGTAAAGGGGATCTAA
- a CDS encoding DUF1643 domain-containing protein encodes METQHANRSRVGAILLNPSREENGASRTHLVLEDVRIAKTWETLEIANLVKTPTRNSKELEQVATSFQLFLDARSRLETVLESSNTLVFAWGVAPLRGLAGKYVRNQVSWVISRALHHGHTHAWLMGGHPRHPSRWRQYVGPQRGLFDGATTVDRLLQGLEHCTVETAQPRGNETSETLGNLLGKIGKKSA; translated from the coding sequence ATGGAGACTCAGCATGCGAACCGAAGCCGTGTCGGAGCAATCCTCCTGAATCCATCCAGGGAAGAGAACGGGGCATCCAGGACTCACCTGGTCCTGGAGGACGTGCGGATCGCAAAGACTTGGGAAACTTTAGAGATCGCCAACCTTGTCAAGACTCCGACTCGAAACTCCAAGGAGCTCGAACAGGTGGCGACGTCTTTTCAACTGTTTCTTGATGCACGAAGCCGGCTGGAAACGGTCCTCGAAAGCAGCAACACCCTGGTTTTCGCTTGGGGTGTTGCGCCGCTTCGCGGCTTGGCTGGGAAGTATGTACGTAACCAAGTGAGTTGGGTGATCTCACGGGCGTTGCATCACGGCCACACTCACGCTTGGCTCATGGGTGGACACCCCCGCCATCCGTCCAGATGGCGCCAGTACGTTGGTCCGCAACGGGGCCTGTTCGACGGCGCGACGACAGTTGATCGACTCTTGCAAGGACTTGAGCATTGCACCGTCGAGACCGCTCAGCCACGCGGCAATGAAACGTCGGAGACTCTTGGCAATCTTCTTGGCAAGATAGGAAAAAAATCAGCGTGA
- a CDS encoding helix-turn-helix domain-containing protein yields MYHSTMYHELMDESSPTKRGAHFTTPSLGELFREARRSAGLSAQSVAEASGLSIDTVRSIESGRTVSPAFTTVARLASVLEMSLDRMSEAAQVDERDS; encoded by the coding sequence ATGTATCATTCTACCATGTATCATGAGTTGATGGATGAGTCGTCACCGACGAAGCGGGGAGCGCATTTCACCACCCCGAGCCTTGGCGAATTGTTTCGTGAGGCGCGTAGGTCTGCTGGCCTGTCTGCTCAGTCTGTGGCGGAAGCAAGCGGGCTGAGCATTGACACGGTTCGAAGCATCGAATCTGGTCGAACGGTGTCGCCCGCGTTCACTACGGTCGCTCGACTGGCGAGTGTTCTAGAAATGAGTCTAGATCGTATGAGCGAAGCAGCCCAAGTGGACGAGCGAGACTCTTGA
- a CDS encoding transposase, which produces MSKWSTRACSLPVTDAQPEAVAAWGRGHWGIENRLHWIRDVVFDEDRHQLSTCNGPETMAALRNLAISLIRLFLGPGVSIASTTRSLSRRPTQAINLLTQPTP; this is translated from the coding sequence GTGTCGAAGTGGTCTACCCGGGCGTGCTCCCTGCCCGTGACCGACGCCCAGCCCGAGGCCGTCGCGGCCTGGGGCCGCGGGCACTGGGGGATAGAGAACCGTCTCCACTGGATCCGGGACGTGGTCTTCGATGAGGACCGCCACCAGCTGAGCACCTGCAACGGACCCGAGACCATGGCCGCCCTGCGTAACCTGGCCATCAGCCTCATCCGCCTCTTCCTCGGGCCCGGAGTCTCCATCGCCTCAACCACCAGATCCCTATCCAGACGCCCCACACAAGCCATCAACCTACTGACCCAACCAACCCCCTAA
- a CDS encoding GNAT family N-acetyltransferase — MPTPRSTPRDGSLGGGARRALAGLLLGAGSPARFTWPVSLEPAPAAHEERASGATQAPGRPSVVVRELRADDEAPWKALRLAENDRLVPWEATLPAGGGEALSTFPVFLRRQTRRARLAEAMPFVVEVDGAFAGQIAVDPIIWGATRSAQVGYWIGSAWQGRGIMRLSVALVLDHLLGPVGLHRVEINVRPENERSLALCRGLGLRDEGLRRGYMHINGAWADHVSFAALAEEVHGPDGAGFEQRLTRG, encoded by the coding sequence ATGCCCACCCCGCGCTCGACGCCTCGTGACGGCTCCCTCGGTGGCGGAGCCCGGCGAGCCCTCGCCGGCCTGCTGCTCGGGGCCGGCTCACCGGCACGCTTCACGTGGCCGGTGAGTCTCGAGCCCGCACCGGCGGCCCACGAGGAGCGGGCATCCGGTGCCACGCAGGCGCCCGGGCGCCCCTCGGTCGTCGTGCGCGAGCTGCGAGCCGACGATGAGGCGCCCTGGAAGGCGCTGCGGCTGGCGGAGAACGACCGGCTCGTCCCCTGGGAGGCCACCCTGCCGGCCGGCGGCGGGGAGGCGTTGAGCACCTTCCCCGTCTTCCTGCGCCGCCAGACGCGCCGGGCCAGGCTCGCCGAGGCGATGCCCTTCGTCGTCGAGGTCGATGGTGCCTTCGCTGGGCAGATCGCCGTCGACCCGATCATCTGGGGCGCCACGCGCAGCGCCCAGGTGGGCTACTGGATCGGCTCGGCCTGGCAGGGGCGCGGGATCATGCGCCTGTCGGTGGCTCTCGTCCTCGACCACCTGCTGGGGCCGGTGGGGCTGCACCGGGTGGAGATCAACGTGCGCCCCGAGAACGAGCGGAGCCTGGCGCTGTGCCGTGGTCTTGGTCTGCGCGATGAGGGGCTGCGCCGCGGCTACATGCACATCAACGGCGCCTGGGCCGACCACGTCTCCTTCGCGGCCCTCGCTGAGGAGGTCCACGGGCCGGATGGTGCCGGTTTCGAGCAGCGACTCACGCGCGGGTGA
- the glp gene encoding gephyrin-like molybdotransferase Glp — translation MRTVAEHLAACLEIAQAAAPLDVVLPDAVGCVLAQDVVAGIDLPAVDLAGQDGYAVIAKDVAEADRNNPLVLDVVDAVRAGDMRPCHLVSGAAVLIDSGAPMPLGADAVVPWADTDRGESRVSIHRSIASGDNVRRRAEDVKSGTTVLKRGSRVSARQVALLAGLGLHRVRVRPAPRVVVVSIGDELVEPGQFREAGDVFDANGHALACAVTDAGGQAFRVAAVPDELRALADTIEDQLVRADVLITTGGLSVGQGDTVKEVLAPLGSVRFDAVAMSPGRQLGVGTVEGTPIFCLPGDPVSAQIAFETFVRPVLRQIAGRTSLHRSSLPATISEGWHSPAGKREFVPVHVSGSPSRGYRAEPTTPPGTVRLHGLSEANAIAVVPEDTSTVVSGDTLHCLLLDA, via the coding sequence ATGAGAACAGTGGCCGAGCACCTGGCCGCCTGCCTGGAGATCGCCCAGGCGGCAGCGCCCCTCGACGTGGTCCTTCCCGACGCCGTTGGATGCGTCCTGGCCCAGGACGTCGTCGCCGGAATCGACCTGCCCGCCGTGGACCTGGCCGGACAGGACGGCTATGCCGTCATCGCCAAGGACGTCGCCGAGGCGGACCGGAACAACCCGCTTGTGCTCGACGTCGTCGATGCGGTACGCGCCGGTGACATGCGCCCCTGCCACCTCGTCTCCGGGGCCGCCGTCCTTATCGACTCCGGAGCCCCCATGCCACTGGGCGCCGATGCCGTCGTCCCCTGGGCCGACACCGACCGCGGTGAGTCCCGGGTGAGCATCCACCGCTCCATCGCATCGGGCGACAACGTCCGTCGCCGTGCCGAGGACGTGAAGTCCGGAACCACCGTTCTCAAACGGGGATCGCGCGTCAGCGCCCGTCAGGTGGCCCTCCTGGCGGGCCTCGGGCTGCACCGGGTGCGCGTGCGTCCCGCCCCACGCGTCGTCGTGGTCTCCATCGGGGACGAGCTGGTCGAGCCCGGCCAGTTCCGCGAGGCCGGGGACGTCTTCGACGCCAACGGTCACGCCCTGGCCTGCGCGGTCACCGACGCCGGCGGTCAGGCCTTCCGCGTGGCCGCCGTCCCCGACGAGCTGCGCGCCCTGGCGGACACCATCGAGGACCAGCTCGTGCGCGCCGACGTCCTCATCACCACCGGGGGCCTGAGCGTCGGGCAGGGGGACACGGTCAAGGAGGTCCTGGCGCCCCTGGGCTCGGTGCGTTTCGACGCCGTCGCCATGTCCCCGGGCAGGCAGCTCGGCGTGGGGACGGTCGAGGGCACCCCGATCTTCTGCCTGCCCGGCGACCCGGTCAGCGCCCAGATCGCCTTCGAGACCTTTGTGCGCCCGGTCCTGCGCCAGATCGCCGGACGCACCTCCCTGCACCGCTCCAGCCTGCCGGCCACCATCTCCGAGGGCTGGCACTCCCCGGCCGGCAAGCGCGAGTTCGTCCCCGTGCACGTCAGCGGCTCACCCTCCCGCGGATACCGCGCCGAGCCGACGACGCCGCCGGGCACCGTCCGGCTGCACGGCCTGTCGGAGGCCAACGCCATCGCCGTCGTGCCCGAGGACACGAGCACCGTGGTGTCCGGAGACACCCTCCACTGCCTCCTGCTGGACGCCTGA
- a CDS encoding 5-formyltetrahydrofolate cyclo-ligase, giving the protein MKTGALDLPDTSRLEVDDAKDELRKVLRAHRRAHHHHPAQGHTAACDALTEHALEAVAGAEKVAAFVSVGAEPCTRLLLERLHEAGVKVLLPVLGPRLARCWGLFQGGEDLAERAPRRPPEPSGPTLPAEAVRQVDALLIPALAVDSAGRRLGQGGGWYDRMLPLRSPDVHTFAILHPEELVPGPLPMEEHDEHVDAVITAQEWFLLATGSPAHTMSPES; this is encoded by the coding sequence ATGAAGACCGGCGCGCTGGACCTTCCCGATACGAGCCGACTCGAGGTTGACGACGCCAAGGACGAGTTGCGCAAGGTGCTGCGGGCGCACCGCCGCGCCCATCACCACCACCCGGCGCAGGGTCACACGGCGGCCTGCGATGCGCTGACCGAGCACGCTCTGGAGGCGGTGGCCGGTGCGGAGAAGGTGGCGGCCTTCGTGTCGGTGGGGGCCGAGCCCTGTACCCGGCTGCTGCTGGAACGGCTTCACGAGGCCGGTGTCAAGGTCCTGCTGCCGGTGCTCGGACCTCGCCTGGCGCGCTGCTGGGGACTGTTCCAGGGCGGTGAGGACCTGGCGGAGCGGGCACCGAGGCGTCCTCCGGAGCCCAGCGGCCCCACCCTGCCGGCCGAGGCCGTGCGCCAGGTCGACGCCCTCCTCATTCCGGCGCTCGCCGTGGACAGCGCTGGGCGCCGCCTGGGGCAGGGTGGCGGCTGGTACGACCGGATGCTGCCTCTGCGCTCCCCCGACGTCCACACCTTCGCCATCCTCCACCCCGAGGAGCTGGTGCCCGGGCCGTTGCCGATGGAGGAGCACGACGAGCACGTGGACGCCGTCATCACGGCCCAGGAGTGGTTCCTGCTGGCCACCGGGTCGCCGGCGCACACCATGTCCCCGGAGTCCTGA
- a CDS encoding SAF domain-containing protein: protein MVAVCLGTAVLVALSVLRPGPERGQQVLVASRAISAGALLTDQDVSTSTLPAGSLPQSPLTSTGQAVGSRAAISLEKGTVLTASMTSGGMAQELGADERLVQVPVDVGAELARPGARVDVIGQAPEGWSPQAQDEASQGAPAQNPAEPTETPTTQNSPENSSTMSPSAGPDTSSSSSNQESPGIQEPSQSVSQGMPVGPFGTHSAVLCSGARVMMIQQAGEDGRWTGNKKVTLITLAIPASSATLVVGAATNSTLGIALSP from the coding sequence GTGGTGGCCGTCTGTCTGGGAACCGCGGTCCTGGTGGCCCTCAGCGTGCTGCGTCCCGGTCCTGAACGGGGACAGCAGGTTCTCGTCGCATCACGCGCGATCAGCGCCGGGGCGCTCCTCACCGATCAGGACGTCTCGACCAGCACGCTTCCAGCCGGGTCGCTCCCCCAGTCCCCATTGACCTCCACGGGGCAGGCGGTGGGGAGCCGTGCGGCCATCTCCCTGGAGAAGGGCACGGTGCTGACCGCCTCGATGACCAGCGGCGGCATGGCCCAGGAGCTGGGAGCCGATGAGCGGCTGGTTCAGGTACCCGTCGACGTCGGAGCCGAGCTGGCCCGCCCCGGCGCACGGGTGGACGTCATCGGGCAGGCCCCCGAGGGATGGAGCCCACAGGCGCAGGACGAGGCCTCTCAGGGCGCACCGGCACAGAATCCCGCCGAGCCGACAGAGACCCCGACCACGCAGAACAGCCCGGAGAACAGCTCAACAATGAGCCCCTCAGCCGGCCCCGACACGTCTTCTTCATCTTCCAACCAGGAATCACCAGGAATTCAGGAGCCTTCTCAAAGTGTTTCCCAAGGAATGCCTGTTGGACCTTTTGGAACGCACAGCGCAGTTCTCTGTTCCGGAGCAAGAGTGATGATGATTCAACAGGCCGGAGAGGACGGCCGATGGACAGGAAACAAGAAAGTAACACTTATCACACTGGCTATTCCTGCGAGTAGCGCTACTCTGGTAGTCGGCGCGGCTACGAATAGCACGCTCGGCATTGCGCTGAGCCCGTAA